One genomic region from Bactrocera tryoni isolate S06 chromosome 3, CSIRO_BtryS06_freeze2, whole genome shotgun sequence encodes:
- the LOC120773060 gene encoding dynamin-like 120 kDa protein, mitochondrial isoform X4, which translates to MLRLAFNKSHVGTTQRTTYLCTKVICSNHSTLCNKSVRRQTYDEYGRPQSKRGPGDLLHPQLYGRYGWYVPPTRKYGMLVVRILRGALKLRYIVLGGAIGGGVSLSKKYEEWKDGLPDMKWLEDVLPQGERWNNFSRKLMDVGSVMKEVVQIAKDDIKSKASVSALGLSNDDSRKKYENLQTQVETLQTEIMNVQIKYQKELEKMERENRELRQQYLILKANKKTTAKKIKKSLIDMYSEVLDELSGYDTSYSMADHLPRVVVVGDQSSGKTSVLESIAKARIFPRGSGEMMTRAPVKVTLAEGPYHVAQFRDSDREYDLNKESDLSELRREVELRMRASVRGGKTVSNEVISMTVKGPGLQRMVLVDLPGIISTMTVDMAADTKDSIHQMTKHYMSNPNAIILCIQDGSVDAERSNVTDLVMQCDPLGRRTIFVLTKVDLAEELADPDRIRKILSGKLFPMKALGYYAVVTGRGRKDDSIDAIRQYEEDFFKNSKLFHRRGVIMPHQVTSRNLSLAVSDRFWKMVRETIEQQADAFKATRFNLETEWKNNFPRLRESGRDELFDKAKGEILDEVITLSQISAKKWEEALTEKLWDKLSNYVFENIYLPAAQSDSFNTMVDIKLRQWAEQALPAKSVEAGWEALQNEFIYLMEKAKKSPDHDDIFDNLKGAVVDEAIRRHSWEDKAIDMLRVIQLNTLEDRFVHDKTEWDQAVKFLETSVKAKLTHTEETLNEMLGPGQFTRITHWKSLTEDQSKRRYVKSELDKVLKNDDKHLPTLSYDELTTVRKNLQRDGIEVDTDYIRQTWFPIYRRHFLKQALNRANDCRKAYYLYSQQGAECEISCSDVVLFWRIQQVIKVTSNALRQQVINREARRLDKEIKEVLDEFSDDEEKKAQLLTGKRVTLAEELIKVRHIQEKLEEFINSLNQEK; encoded by the exons ATGTTACGGTTAGCCTTTAACAAATCACATGT GGGTACAACCCAAAGAACCACCTATTTATGCACGAAAGTTATTTGCTCCAATCATTCCACGCTTTGCAACAAGTCTGTACGCCGGCAAACTTATGATGAGTACGGCAGACCCCAAAGTAAACGTGGTCCGGGTGATTTGCTACACCCTCAACTGTACGGAAGATATGGCTGGTATGTACCACCAACTCGTAAATACGGAATGCTTGTGGTCAGAATATTACGTGGTGCTTTAAAACTACGATATATTGTTCTTGGTGGCGCTATTGGTGGTGGCGTATCACTAAGTAAA AAATATGAAGAATGGAAAGATGGTCTGCCCGACATGAAATGGTTGGAGGATGTTTTGCCACAAGGCGAAAGATGGAATAATTTTTCGAGAAAATTGATGGATGTTGGCAGTGTTATGAAGGAAGTTGTGCAAATAG CAAAAGATGATATTAAATCCAAAGCTTCTGTGTCGGCATTAGGTCTGTCTAATGATGACAGTCGTAAAAAATATG agaaTTTGCAAACTCAAGTTGAAACTTTACAAACGGAAATAATGAATGTACAAATTAAATACCAAAAGGAATTGGAAAAAATGGAGCGAGAAAATAGAGAGTTAAGGCAGCAGTATTTAATACTAAAAgcgaataaaaaaacaactgctaagaaaatcaaaaaatcccTTATTGATATGTATTCAGAGGTTCTTGATGAACTGTCAGGCTATGACACAAGCTATTCCATGGCCGACCATTTACCTCGCGTTGTGGTTGTTGGTGATCAAAGTAGTGGAAAAACGTCAGTTTTAGAGTCTATTGCAAAGGCACGCATTTTCCCTCGTGGCAGTGGAGAAATGATGACACGTGCACCAGTTAAGGTGACTCTCGCAGAAGGGCCTTATCATGTTGCTCAATTTCGTGACTCGGATCGTGAATATGACTTGAATAAAGAATCTGACTTGTCAGAGCTACGCCGTGAAGTTGAGTTAAGAATGAGAGCTTCTGTTCGCGGTGGCAAAACAGTAAGCAATGAGGTCATTTCAATGACAGTAAAAGGACCAGGTTTGCAAAGAATGGTTTTAGTCGATTTACCAGGAATAATATCT ACGATGACTGTTGATATGGCAGCTGACACGAAAGACTCAATTCACCAAATGACTAAGCACTACATGAGCAATCCTAATGCAATAATTTTATGCATTCAAGATGGTTCAGTTGATGCTGAACGAAGTAACGTGACTGATCTGGTAATGCAGTGTGATCCACTAGGACGACGCACAATATTTGTTTTAACCAAAGTGGATTTGGCAGAAGAACTCGCAGATCCTGATAGA ATACGCAAAATTCTTTCTGGCAAGTTATTCCCTATGAAAGCTTTAGGATATTATGCTGTAGTAACTGGTCGTGGGCGCAAAGACGACAGCATTGATGCCATTAGGCAATATGAAGaagactttttcaaaaattcaaagctTTTCCA CCGACGAGGTGTGATAATGCCACACCAAGTAACTAGCCGAAATCTCAGCTTGGCAGTCTCAGATCGATTTTGGAAAATGGTCCGCGAAACAATAGAGCAACAAGCCGACGCTTTTAAAGCTACCAGATTTAATTTGGAGACAGAATGGAAAAACAATTTCCCACG GCTGCGTGAGTCAGGGCGAGACGAATTATTTGATAAAGCTAAAGGGGAAATCTTGGATGAAGTTATCACGCTCTCACAAATATCCGCAAAGAAATGGGAAGAAGCGTTGACTGAAAAACTTTGGGACAAGCTATCAAATTATGTGTTTGAGAATATTTACCTGCCGGCCGCACAGTCAG ATTCCTTCAATACAATGGTGGATATAAAGCTGCGGCAGTGGGCAGAACAGGCTCTGCCTGCTAAATCGGTGGAAGCAG gtTGGGAAGCGCTGCaaaatgaatttatatatttaatggaGAAGGCGAAAAAATCACCTGACCATGATGACATTTTTGATAACCTTAAAGGCGCTGTGGTGGACGAAGCGATTCGTAGGCATTCTTGGGAAGATAAGGCTATCGATATGTTGCGAGTCATACAACTGAATACATTAGAAGATAGGTTCGTTCATGATAAAACTGAGTGGGATCAAGCTGTTAAATTTCTGGAAACCTCTGTAAAAGCTAAACTGACACACACTGAAGAGACTTTGAATGAGATGTTGGGTCCAGGGCAATTCACTCGTATAACTCATTGGAAATCGCTAACAGAAGATCAATCGAAACGACGTTATGTGAAATCGGAACTGGATAAAGTACTGAAAAACGATGAT AAACACTTACCTACATTATCCTACGACGAACTAACGACTGTCCGAAAGAACCTACAGCGTGATGGCATTGAGGTCGACACAGACTACATACGTCAAACGTGGTTTCCTATTTATCGAAG aCACTTCTTGAAACAGGCACTAAATCGTGCGAACGACTGCCGTAAAGCATATTACTTATACAGCCAACAGGGTGCAGAATGTGAG ATAAGTTGTAGCGATGTAGTCCTCTTTTGGCGCATTCAACAAGTGATTAAGGTTACTTCCAATGCTTTGCGGCAGCAAGTAATTAATCGTGAAGCGCGTCGATTAGATAAAGAGATTAAAGAGGTTCTGGATGAATTTAGTGATGACGAAGAGAAAAAGGCACAATTGCTAACCGGGAAGCGAGTGACACTTGCGGAAGAATTAA TTAAAGTCCGACACATTCAAGAAAAATTAGAAGAATTTATTAATTCTCTTAATCAAGAAAAGTAA